DNA from Agathobaculum sp. NTUH-O15-33:
CGTAAAATCACCGGCAAACATCAGGATCAGCGGGCGGTTCATTTGCTCACAAGCGAGCAGACACCCCTGCGCTGTGAAAAAGTCATGTCCGTTCAGCGCGGGCACGGCGTATTTTTTCGCAACAGATTCGCTTAGTATCTCTTTTAATGTTACTAACATGATGCCGTCTCCTTAACAGTCCAGATACGTTTCGATCGCTTTGTTGATGGTTTTCATTTCTTCATCCGTCAGCGTCCAGTCAAAGCCGCCGCAGTTTTCATTCGCTTCTCGGGTATTGCGCGAGCCGCAAAGCGAGGTATCGACAAAATCGCGCTGTGTGTTCCAATTCACCGCGATCTGCGCCAGCGCCGCGCCGCGTTTTTCAGCAATCACATCCAGTTCTTTGAGCAGTTTCATCACCTTAGAAAACATCGGCTCGCGGAAATACGGGAAAAAGGCGACGCGTGCGTCGTCCGGCGCAAAATTCGGAAGGGACCGGTACTGTCCGGTCAGTACACCGCTGGCAAGGCTCGAATAAGTCATCGTACCCATGCCCCGGCTGTGCGCCCACTTGAGGAATTCCTCGTTCGAGCGGTCGCACATGTTGTAACACATCTGCACCGCCTCGATCTTCCCATACTTTTCGGCTTCCAAAATCTCTTCCTTGGTAAAGTTGGAAACACTGATGTGGCCGATCTTGCCCTGCTGTTTCAGCTCGTTCAGCGCGTCCATTGTTTCCTCGATCGGCGTGTTTTGATCGGGCCAGTGAATCATGTAATTATCGATATAGTCGATACCCAGATTGCGAAGCGATTCCTCACAGCACTTAAAAATAAAATCCCGGCTGCCGCAGCGAATAAAAATGTTGCCGTAAATATTCATGGTGCCGCATTTTGTCGTAATATACAGCTTGTCGCGGATCCCCTTGATGCACTCGCCCACTATTCGCTCGCAGTCTCCTGCTGAATAGGACAGCGCCGTATCCAAATGGTTTACGCCGTTCTCCACCAACGCGTGAACGGTGTCGATCGCGTCTTTCTTCTCGATCGCTCCCCATTCCTTGCCCCCAAGCGTCCAGGAACCGATACTCAGACAGGAAATATCCCATCCGTAATTGCCAAATGATTTGTAACGCATTGTCATACAACCTCCTTAAACATAAAAAAACAGAATGCCCCCGCTTATTACAGCGAAAGCATTCTGCACTTTCTCTCATCACATTCGGCAAAAAACCCTTCATGAGTCCCGCCGAATCTATTCACTTTTGATGGGCTAAGTATAACCTCATCCCAAGTCCTTTGTCAACACTTTTTTATTTTTTCAGTAATTTACGCTATTTTTTGATACTTATTTTTGTTCAATCTTTACTATTCCGCGCGTCATATACATGCGAGGTCGGAAACAGGATCCGCACCGTCGTTCCCGCGTTATTCGCAAAATCCACCGTGCCATGCAGCCCCGCAATAATGCTTTTGACCACGGACACGCCAATGCTCCCCGACAGCTCCATTTGTTCCCGATTCTTCAATCCGCATCCATTATCTGCGATGATCAACTGTATATTCTTACCATCGTTGTGACAAAAGACGCGGATCACATTATCCTTACGCCCCTGAAAAGCGTGCTTCATGCAGTTGCAAATCAGTTCATTGACCACCAGCGATATCTGCGTCGCCTTATTGTATGGAATACTGATGTTTTCCACGTCCAGATTGATGCGCACATCGTCTCGCTCATATATTTTGATCACTTCTTTCACGATATTGTAAAGATTTACAATGCTACCCTCGTTTTTATCTTTGGCCAGCAGGTTATGCACGATCGCTATACTGGAAATACGCGATATGATGGATTGAAAAATCTCATCGATGTCGCCGCCCTTTTCCTTGTAGTGCAGCTTCTGCATATAGATCATGGAGGTGATCATTTGTAAATTATTCTTTATTCTATG
Protein-coding regions in this window:
- a CDS encoding aldo/keto reductase; protein product: MRYKSFGNYGWDISCLSIGSWTLGGKEWGAIEKKDAIDTVHALVENGVNHLDTALSYSAGDCERIVGECIKGIRDKLYITTKCGTMNIYGNIFIRCGSRDFIFKCCEESLRNLGIDYIDNYMIHWPDQNTPIEETMDALNELKQQGKIGHISVSNFTKEEILEAEKYGKIEAVQMCYNMCDRSNEEFLKWAHSRGMGTMTYSSLASGVLTGQYRSLPNFAPDDARVAFFPYFREPMFSKVMKLLKELDVIAEKRGAALAQIAVNWNTQRDFVDTSLCGSRNTREANENCGGFDWTLTDEEMKTINKAIETYLDC